CGAGATAGCCGACATCGCCGGTGCGGAACCAGCCGTCATCGGTGAAGGCTTCGGGCCCCGCGCCGCGGAAATAGCTCTCGATGATCCACGGCCCGCGCACCTGGATATGGCCCGAGGACTGACCGTCGCGCGGCAGCACGGCGCCGTCATCGTCCACGGTGCGCATCTCCACCCCGAAGATCAGCCGGCCCTGCTTGAGCTTGATGCGGACCTTCTCGTCATCTGACAGGTCATCATGCTTGGGCAGCAGCTTGCCGACCGTGCCCAGCGGGCTCATCTCGGTCATGCCCCAGCCTTGCTGCATGTCCACGCCATACTCGCCTTCATAGGCGCGCAGCAGCGCTTCAGGCATGGCCGAGCCGCCCATCAGCACGTTCTGCACCGAATCAATGCGCTTGCCGCTGTCGCGCAGGTATTGCAGCAGGCCGAGCCACACCGTGGGCACGCCCAGCACCTGGCTGACGCTCTCGGCTTCGATCAGGCCCTGAAGGCTGGCGCCGTCAAGCTGCGCGCCGGGCATGACCAGCTTGGCGCCGCCCATGGCCGCCGCATAGGGCACGCCCCAGGCGTTGACGTGGAACATGGGCACCACCGGCATGATGACGCCGCGCGACCCCACCCCGATCACATCCTCGGCCAGGCACGCCATGGCGTGCAGCACGGTGGAGCGGTGCGAATACAGCGCGCCCTTGGGCTCGCCCGTGGTGCCCGAGGTGTAGCACAGCCCGGCGGCGGCGTTCTCGTCAAAGCTCGGCCAGTCATAGACCGGATCGGCGTTGGCCAGCAGCGTCTCATAGACCTGCGCCTTGGTCTTCATGTCCGGCTTCGTGGCCGTGCCGGTCATCACCACCCAGCTCTTGACGCTCTTGCAGTGGGCCGCGATGGCGTCCACCAGTGGCGCGAACGTGACGTCGAAGAACACGTGCTTGGCCTTGGCGTGATTGATCACCCAGGCCAGCTGTTCCGGCCCCATGCGCGGATTGGCGGTGTGCACCACCGCGCCCACGCCTGAAACCGCATAATAGAGCTCCAGATGGCGATAGGTGTTCCAAGCG
The window above is part of the Hyphomonadaceae bacterium ML37 genome. Proteins encoded here:
- a CDS encoding long-chain-fatty-acid--CoA ligase codes for the protein MLRGQMMDRPLMIADILKHAAQNHGKREIVSRMPDTGEVHRYGYADCHARSQRLANALTGPLKVKPGDRVTTIAWNTYRHLELYYAVSGVGAVVHTANPRMGPEQLAWVINHAKAKHVFFDVTFAPLVDAIAAHCKSVKSWVVMTGTATKPDMKTKAQVYETLLANADPVYDWPSFDENAAAGLCYTSGTTGEPKGALYSHRSTVLHAMACLAEDVIGVGSRGVIMPVVPMFHVNAWGVPYAAAMGGAKLVMPGAQLDGASLQGLIEAESVSQVLGVPTVWLGLLQYLRDSGKRIDSVQNVLMGGSAMPEALLRAYEGEYGVDMQQGWGMTEMSPLGTVGKLLPKHDDLSDDEKVRIKLKQGRLIFGVEMRTVDDDGAVLPRDGQSSGHIQVRGPWIIESYFRGAGPEAFTDDGWFRTGDVGYLDEDGYMTITDRSKDVIKSGGEWISSIDLENAAMGHPDVLMAAAIGMPHPKWQERPLLIIQPRPNTTPTADSIREYLAERVPKWWLPEGIEFIAEMPLGATGKILKTKLREMFKDYQFPEG